The genomic segment TGGAGAGGTTGGGTGATTATGTACACCTAAACAGGGAGGAATATCTAGCTAATCTCAGTAGGATAAATCTCTGTAAGGGAGCACTCTTCAAGCTGTAAATATGNNNNNNNNNNNNNNNNNNNNNNNNNNNNNNNNNNNNNNNNNNNNNNNNNNNNNNNNNNNNNNNNNNNNNNNNNNNNNNNNNNNNNNNNNNNNNNNNNNNNNNNNNNNNNNNNNNNNNNNNNNNNNNNNNNNNNNNNNNNNNNNNNNNNNNNNNNNNNNNNNNNNNNNNNNNNNNNNNNNNNNNNNNNNNNNNNNNNNNNNNNNNNNNNNNNNNNNNNNNNNNNNNNNNNNNNNNNNNNNNNNNNNNNNNNNNNNNNNNNNNNNNNNNNNNNNNNNNNNNNNNNNNNNNNNNNNNNNNNNNNNNNNNNNNNNNNNNNNNNNNNNNNNNNNNNNNNNNNNNNNNNNNNNNNNNNNNNNNNNNNNNNNNNNNNNNNNNNNNNNNNNNNNNNNNNNNNNNNNNNNNNNNNNNNNNNNNNNNNNNNNNNNNNNNNNNNNNNNNNNNgcctgcctgcctgcctgcctgcctgtctgtctgtctgtctgtctgtctacccacCTACcactatctgtgtgtgtacacacatgctcacaggcaCATATATGCCATGGTATGTGTGAGGAGGTCACAAGACAATTTGTAGCATTTTgttccctcctgtaagcctgtgggtcctggggatcaaacttataccaccaggcttggcagcatatTGCTGTGTATGCTGGCTCCTTTCAAgattcctgagacagggtctctcactgatcctggaactcagtgatATGGCTTGCTAGCTcgggggttataggcatgtgtgcTCTCATGCCTGGATTTAACATGGATATTGAAGATCTCAGCGCAGGTCCTCATGttctatagtttttatttttaaaacactttaatgtcctttaaaaaaactATAATATATGGAGACAGTCTTTTCTAGTCATGTTCATTTGGAGTTCTGAATGCCTCTGGTAGGAAGATACCCATGCTTTTCCCAATATTTGGGGGAGTTTCTATTATTTCTTTGAGtgattttcctttctaaaatgactttatatatttattttgtgtgtgtgtgtgtgtatacacatgtatatatgggcATGTAGGTGCCATAGCATTTCTGTAGAGgtaaaggacaattttcaggactcaattctctccttctactgtgtggtcCCAGTGATTAAATTCACCTCTCCAGGCTCGGCAGCATGTACTTTACTTATTGAGCTATCATGCGGATTTATCCTTGagtaatttttctatattttaaaaatttgtgtatTGGTTACTCCTTTTACACCAAAGGACTGTAAATTTGTTGTCATAGTTGTGTCTAAGATTTATTCAAATTTGTGGTCAtgtctgagtttttttttccctttttttctttttctttttacttagaTTGCTGCCTCAAACCTAATAGATTTTCACTTTTTTCATCCTCTTGTAGTTTTTTTCCACTTGGtatattttgttggtgatatTTCCACTGAGGTTTTTGTTTCATTGGGTTTTTGCTTCTAAGATTTCTATTGTATTTAGAATTTGTATGTCCTTGCTGAATATCTTacctaaattgcttttttttctttgttttttttgttgttgttttttttcgagacagggtttctctgtgtagccctggctgtcctggaactcactctgtagaccaggctggcctcgaaatcaaaaatctgcctgcctctgcctcccaagtgctgggattaaaggtgtgtgccaccaccgcctggctaagttgcttttaaaaaatctgtgTCTTGAGATTCAGCAAGGGATCTTGTCTGAAGCAATAAAATGGAGAATGACTGAAGAGAACACTATACTAACCTCTGAGCTCTACATGCACACCAACGTACAAACNNNNNNNNNNGTGGTTACAGTCCTCTGGGAGGAGGAATGTGGGTCAAAAATGGGGTCCCACTTCCGCTCATGGCTAGGGTCACAGGGCAAGGCAGACTCAGGAAGTCTCACTGTGCATACTTCACAGAATGGGCAGGTGGGCATTGGGCTGTGAGAAGCCTCGGGATCCcctgctccaggggtggggaaggcacagtCTGGGGTTAGAAGAGCAACTCTTTAAGAGggaaacctgctccattgctccagcatgtcggatcctgatgagaagaggcagtccatggttttaaggcagtccatggttttaaggagTTTACTGTCCATAGTTTTAAGGAGTTTactgtagaaaggcagagaggggagaaGTGTAGAAAAGTACAGGCCGGTCATAGCCACGTGGAGGGGGGGAGAaagaatggggagaggaggagcaagagggtaagagagaagcaagagagtaagagaacaagagagtaagagagtgaggcgggggcaagcagccccttttatagtgggctgggccatcctTGCTGTTACCGGGTAACTGTGGGGTTGGAGTATGGACAGCCTACGTGACTGaaggccacagaattatggagctggaaCCTTGTGttaggagcctagtgtctgggagtgTGTGACaaacttccttctgtcccttgcagattAATCTGCTGGGACTCTGGGGTTTAAACCGAATGCCACCAGAAAACAGTCTGCATTTCACAGTCCCACAGAGGAAGCAGCAGGCTAGCTTTGTCACAGTGGTTCACTGTGGTCAGCATTCTTGGGCCAGAGGGTGGCTTTGCCATTTTCCTGTAAGCATTGCCTGGAGAAAAGCTTCAGCACTCCCACAGGTCTAAGACAATGGGGTCTTGGATGTGGCCCTGCCCTTACTCAGGACTTCATTTACTCTTTACACATTCACCCAAGGCTTCCTCCAGCTCTCCACAAATTTTCCCATccagagacaggaaaatggagGTCTAAGTAACTTGTCCAAGTTACACTCTCAGCAACCAGTGAGCCAGGAGGGCTAACCTGGACCACTGGGTTCTAGAACACCATTCCACTGTGCTTCTCATTTACAGGAGATCCAGCAGTAGAGAAGCTTTATACCATCTGAAGCACTTCAATGTAgtcacacaagtacacacatagcAAAGACCAAGCAAGCTTGTGATACCTGTTGTTCCGATGGTGGTACtatattttacttcattaaaaAGCAAAGCACTAAAGTAAACAcggacaaaataaaaaaaaaaatctatgtcttTATCTAACCTCCTTATTTTAtccatgtttatttaaatatttattttaaaaattaaaaatatattagtttACATAGAATTAGGTTTCATTCTAGCATTTCTCAAACAAAACTTGTTTTAGTTGtttctcttcccagtctctcccatcctcttcctctcttatGCCTCCCAACCTCAGCAGACACCTTTCTGCCTTCACACCACAGGCAACCACCTTCTGTCCTCCTTCCACTTCCTCACCATCTTTTGTTTCCCTCCAGTAGTTTCCTCTCTCATTTCATAACCATTTTCATATCCCCTCATCAATACAAGCATTAGGAGTTATGATCAACATGGAAGGTTTATCATTCGGAGTTTGAGGTCTCTtggatcacttttttttttaatgtaaactttGGAATTCATTGATATTTTACTCACTTCATTAAATTTGGGTTTGCTTCTTGGAGGGTTGCTAATGTTAAGAGGATTCATGTGACTTGTTTTTTCATACTTCTTTTGTGTTTAAGATTTGGGTctgactgagccaccaaccaggcagcatacaccagctgatatgcagtcctcaacacatacacagcagcgGACTGtggggtctggcctcagtgagagaagatgcacctaatctttgagagacttggggtcccagggagtggggcaGTCTTGTGGGGTTAGGGTCGGGGTAGGGACATCCTGCTGGAGATGAGGGGTGGAGGTATGGGatttggagggtggactgggagggaaataaagtctggactgtaaaaaaagattaaagaataaataaaaaaagaaaaaaaaagatttgtgtcTGTCAGGAAATAGATCTCTTCCAATTTAAAACATATAAGTTCTTAGTGAACACCCTGTTATTTTTcccaattttttattagatattttctttatttacatttcaaatgttctccccttttctggtttccNNNNNNNNNNNNNNNNNNNNNNNNNNNNNNNNNNNNNNNNNNNNNNNNNNNNNNNNNNNNNNNNNNNNNNNNNNNNNNNNNNNNNNNNNNNNNNNNNNNNNNNNNNNNNNNNNNNNNNNNNNNNNNNNNNNNNNNNNNNNNNNNNNNNNNNNNNNNNNNNNNNNNNNNNNNNNNNNNNNNNNNNNNNNNNNNNNNNNNNNNNNNNNNNNNNNNNNNNNNNNNNNNNNNNNNNNNNNNNNNNNNNNNNNNNNNNNNNNNNNNNNNNNNNNNNNNNNNNNNNNNNNNNNNNNNNNNNNNNNNNNNNNNNNNNNNNNNNNNNNNNNNNNNNNNNNNNNNNNNNNNNNNNNNNNNNNNNNNNNNNNNNNNNNtgtgtactctttggttggtggtttagtccctaggagctctgagggtactagttagttcatagtgttgttcctcctaaggggctgcaaacccttcagctccttgagtcctttctctaactccttcattgggaacgctgtactcagttcaatggatggctgtgagcctctacttctgtattagtcaggtcctgtcagagcctctcaggagatagctatatcaggctcctgtcagcaagcatttgttaaCAACCACAATAGGAACACCCTGTTCTTGAGGGCTCAATTGCCAATACCATTCAGAGAAAGGTAAATAATAACACTTAAACATACCAAATACAGAAACAGGATACAAAATCCccgaaaatatacaaaaataatgatAACTTCTATACCacctacaaaaaggaaaaaaaaaaacagggaaaactTGATGAAAAATAAACTATGAAGGTAAAATGAATTAAGGTTTACTCGGCCACCAAGGAAGTTGTTGTACCAGAATTTGTTTCAATCTCCACAGCATACTAAACACTCAGAGGCCACAGTAGCTGTAGTTGAAAGGCTGGTGATTACATTGGCAATCATCTTGGCTTCATCCATGTGATGGTGGTTTGGCAAGTGTACAAGATTCAGTGTTAGAGGATCATGGAGGCCTCTACCCATACTTCAAAAGAAATCATGGGAGGCCAGGCAATGTGTGCAAAGGTAAGGTCCTTATAGACACAGATAAAGAGGCTAGGTGTGGTCTACGGCAATACTACCCTCAATGCACCCCATCtcatctgatctcggaagctaagcagggtcagaagcaaagcagggtcgggcctggttagtacatGGATGGGAGACCGCcggggaataccgggtgctgtaggctttaaaaaaaaaaaaaaaagaggctaggGGTGAAACTGTGAGAGTGAAACTGtaactgaaatatattttctcaaaaagaaattcCAGGAATGTGGAATATCTTCCAAGGAAAACTGCAGGTAGAGTGTAGAGAGAAGATACTGGTGGGATGCATGCAAACACCAAAGGCACGCTTGTTGGGCTCCCCAAGTCCTTTGGAGCATATAGTATGTTAAAAGACTTTATCTAGAGCAGGGTTTCTTAAACTTTTCTTGTTACCATCTCATTTTTCCCCAAGAATTCTTTCACAACCCGGGTGGATGGATATGTAAAATAGGTATACAAAAATCAAACATctactgataataaatcataaagaaatgtattttaaaacacatctttGGTAGACATATAAATtgatcatttattaaaaatgaaagcaaatttaCATGGTAATGAGATGGATGTACTTGATTATTTTTACatgaagaattaaatcttggctgaatagTTGATACTGCAGAATATAGAGCATCTTCAACACTTTCAGAgttaattactatttttattttataaccatGAATGCTGAGGCTACCACttcacataaatacatagtatAAAATGTGagaagtatatttatatttagggCTATTTCAAAAGTTCCTGGAAATTCTATTctaatcccaagccaaaattcaaaggagtaactttttttttccctgcctgGCATCCCAGGCTTTCTTCTCAAATCTGAGAAGAAGCTACAtcatctttaattcttttttttttcaaagatgtactttggttattttttatgtgtatgagtataccatagctgtacagatggccatgagccaccatgtgtgtggctgctgggaattgaaatcaggacctctttgctccagccctgctcactccagcttaattcactgtagctgtcttcagatgcaccagaaaagggcgtcagatctctttacagatggttgcgagccaccatgtggttgctgggatctgaactcaggaccttcagaagagcagtcagtgctcttaccggctgagccatctcaccagccccacgaataactttttaaatgaaactcaGAAATTCAAACATTCCTAAAAAGCAAACATTCTAACCCAATATAATTCAGTGATACATTAATTTGATAAATGTGGAGGAACGatgttaagaaaatattaaaatattaaaattcttagTTGTCAAGAATTAAGTCATTATGActttatatgaaaagaaaaattttcatatttctttaaaaaagagcAACACTAAACTTCATAGCATAAAGGAGTCCTTATGCATGCATGCTAaaggaggtcatgaatttgaaagtgaaAGGAGGCTGAGAGGTATATGGGAGGCTGAGCTgtaaaaaacagcaacaacaacaacaacaacaaaaagcagaaaaaagttTCTTCCTGAAATTGTCTTGCTTCATTCCCAAACTATAATTATCCCTGTGAATTTTTTTGACATaatgtctcactctgtagctcaagctaccctagaactcactgtacCCTTTCTGCCTAAATCTCCAGAAGGGTAGGATTGCAGATGTCCTTCACTTaggctagctgggcagtggtggcgcttgccttaaggcagcccttgggaggcagagacaggtggatttctgagttcgaggccagcctggtctacagagtgagttccaggacagccagggctacacagagaaaccctgtctcgaaaaccaaccaaccaaataaaaacaaaacaaaaaaacccaacccaaccaaccaaccaaccaaccaaccaaccaaccaaccaaccaaccaaccacacctAAGTATTAACTATTCTTACTGCACATTCAATGAAACCCAGAACCTTCTGCTACCTAATGCAGGGCAAGCTCTCTTCCACTGGACTCATGACAGCAAAAGCTAAACCATAATAAAACAGCTTGAGAGTCATAGCTGAACTATGAGCAGCCCTTATGAATTCATATTCAACTCTATTGTGTGGCTATGAATTCTCTGCATcatcttggttattttgtttcccaAGCTCTTGTTAAGCAAGCCGATGATGGCTGGTGGCTCAGTATTGTTCCTATCATGGGCAAGTGTAAGTGGCGCAGGGCCAAGGGGCGCTCTCTCTGTGACGTTTAAGCTAGTGACGTAATGTCCTAAGTTTATCTGTAACAGTTGCCACTTTGCTGCCATTAAGGACTTCGACCTCCGGTGGTCCTCGCTGTTGTCCAGAGAAGGCTGAGGTGGTGAGAGTATCGGCTTTGTTCTTTTGTGAGATTGGGCAAGAACTGTTTTAGGACTGAGCCAGTGGGAAGAGGGGAACGGGATTGGTGGCACAACCTGTATCTGTGACCGTTGAGAGACAGTGGCAGCAGAATTCGGTCAGGCGCGCTAGCTTAACTAGGCCTTATTGACCATGGCGATGGACTTGGGCGACTATTCCTGTGGCTTTCGCCACAGTGAAGTAATTAGATTTATTAACAATGAAATCCTCAAGAACGGAGGTGGGCCCGAATTTTACATGGCTTTCTGCATGCGGCCCTGGAATGAGATAGAAGACCAACTTCGCGCCATTTTGATTGATCCTTGGGTGCCACGTTCTCTCAAAAGGGCCTATACCTGGAGTGCCCTGGCACTGGGTGTGCGAATAGCTACAAGGCAGCATGGGACGCAGGGTTATATGGTTGGGTTGCCACAGGATGCGTTGGGGCAGTGCCTCTCAGCTCCCAGGGCCTCAGTATCAGAGTTGTGGCAGCTCCGTCGACAGCGAGATGAGGTGGTCACCCAGTTGATTTCTACTCAAGCCGCCCTACAGCAGGCAATGAGGGAATGTGATCTGTTGCGTTGGAGGCTGTACCAGGTTGAAAGATCGGTCCGGATGGCTCCTCTGGGTCATGATGTAGTGCCTGGTATTCAAAGCCAACAATTTGGGGCTTCAGTGGTACCCCTGAGTCCAGATCATGCAAGAGTTATGGGTGCCATGGGGGCATTCGACAGACAGTATTTGGCAGCACAAATGTCATCTGCAGCAAATGCCTTTTATATGCCAGGAGGCACGAGTCCCTGGCCCGTGGCCGTGCAACCAACTGTGCCAGTCCCAGTGCCATATCAGCTCCCAGCACATCCACCATTCCCAATGGGATCTCCATTCTTGATGCCCTTCTCACCTTCAATAGTCATGGGAACAGAAGCAGGTGTTGTAGTTCTAGTTCAGATGCCTCCTGTGTATGCTTCTGCTCCTTTTGCTGCACCATGCTGCCAGGGTCCAGTTAATCAGTGGGATCAGAGATGGTATGTGGCTCCTGAAGGTCTTCTGGCCACCCAGAGTGCTGTACCCACAGAGGACATCAGAGACACCAGCCAGGAGggaaactcagagatgtgccAGGGGACAAATACCTTGGGAGACATCAGAAGCCACATTCAAGAGCAAGATCCACTTGGAACCCAGGATAGGGCTACCCTAGTGGACATGGAAAATGATagtgaaggagaaaatgaagaaccAGAAGCAACATCAGCagtagcagcagaagcagcaccGGGGGAAACAGAAGAAGCAACAGATGCAGCTGAAGAGGCacatgaagaggaggaagaggaggcagcagaggaagaagaagcataTGACAACGATGGAGATCTTCAGAATCTCCAGGAACTACACCCTCCTGAGCAAGGTCAACTCCCTAGCCAAAGTGAAAGTAGTTCCCAGGCATCAGCTCCAGCTTCCTTGTACTCCAGTAGCTGTCAATTCAAGGAAGAAGGTGTGGAGCATGTCCCGCCAACTCCTGTGTGGAAGAGCTGGAGCCAAGCTGTGAGAGAAGGCCCAAAGAAACAGCAACCTCAACTGTCGAGGAAGGACAAGAAGCCAGAAGTGGAAGCAGCTTCAGAATCCCAGCCCAGCTCACACTCTCGGAAGGATTGGGTCTGCCCAAGGTGTAAGGCTACAAATTTTTCATGGCGCAAAGCATGCTACAAATGCAAGAAAATTTGTATGCCCCCTGAGTGTAGAGGACAATCTTACTGATTCCAGAAGGTAAGCAAAAGAAACCAGTCTACTAACAACCCTCAACCCCATCAACAATAACTTGCTTTACAGACAAAATAACCTGTTAGGCCTTTATACAAATTAACTAGATTGTTATCAGGATGCTTTAACACataaaaaatattccttttgtcattgttgtttattATCAAAAATTATCTTGATTATATGGTTCAGTCAGAGAGTTAAAGGACACTTTATATAGGTTGATGTTGCTTTGTGTAAATAACTAagattataaatgtgtatattcttttttaaaaatttatttggaTAAAGGAGGGTTGTTTTGAATATTATACTCCTTAGAGCCAAGATTTCTTCCTAATAGCATTTCAATTTTGCAGTTTTGCAGGAGGTGGATTCCCGGTGGCTATTCCTGATAGGATGACACTCttaagaaggagaagaggaagaagaaggggaagaagaagaagaagaagaagaagaagaagaagaagaagaagaagaagaagaagaagaagaagaaaagaagaagaaggagaagaagaagtatTAGTTATGaaacccttccccctcctttgtttccttcttaattttctttccctGAAAAACCTACATACTTAGAAATAGAACTTCTTCTCAAAAAATGCTCTTTCCTttgttagctatttttttttggcttttaagTTTATAGGTTAAAGTGGTCTTTAGAAGTTGTAGCTCCACAAATTTGCTTGCTGCTGAGGAAGGTAAACTTGCTCCATTATAATACCGTCCAAGAACCAAAAGAAACATCTTAATTCTCATGGGCCCCATAAATCAGTAAGACCCCAGTAGTGGAAGCAAAGAAAAGTTTAACTATTAGGAGAGAAAAGGCTACTGGCACACATTCTGGGGACAATGCCGGACAATCTAGTTTtgttagaatttaattttttcaactAGGATGATGAGCTAGCTTTAACAAGTTCAGGAAGTTATAATGTTAAATTCCATATGATAAGAACTTTGATATGTTTCATGTAATTCATGAAATAGTTATTATTTAGAGACTTTCGTCAGTGAATTTGAATAAACTGTTCTTTTACATGCTCTCATCCCAAGTAAGGCAAACTAgcaaggaaggaggcagggatgggAATTTGGTTTTTTCTCCACTCTCAACTAAAGTTCTCACTCAGTTCCTTGAATTATTCCAACTTAACCACATTCTAccctttcaggtttttttttccatcttctgctgGTAACAATAAAGAGTGTGTACTTTCATAATGTGCCTTTCgtgtggtttgtattttggggAGGGTTGGCTCATGGGTAGCATCTCATCATCATCTTCCATCCATTGAACTGTAGGACTATTATCCACTATTATCCACTATTGGCGGGCCCTTCCTCCTGGTAAAGATCCAGGAATTGGAGGCACTTTTGTGGAGCTTctgggggttgggtggggtgaGTGGAAGGGACAAAGGGACAGAACGTGAAGTGGGTGCTTCTGCCTAAGTTGGATCTCTGGTAGAGGAGGTTCAGTCCTGCTCTGTACCAAGAATCTCTGTACTGTTATATCTTTGGAGTTGCCTAATGTCCCATCAACAGAAatattcttcctgcctttctaaGGCGTTGTTACCAGTGTTCTACCCCATAATCCTACCCATCTGAAAGACAGGATCAAATCTTTGTTGCACTCCACAATCCTTTCATGCCctcaaaaccagtaccatgtgGGAAACTTATACATTATTTGCTGAGTTCTCTTGACAACACAGTATGTGGTCTTGGCTCTCTTTGGGCCACAGCTTCAGTGTGCTGACATGGAGGGAATACTTCCTTGAAGATTTCAAGCTGATGCTCAAAACCAGCTAGGACAGGCAAGTTTTACCATATCCATTTGTGCTTATAGTACCTTGGAATTTTTGGAATAGAGAACACAAATGAGACTTGGCATGAGCTTTGATATGCTGATAGACACCACAGGTAGCCACCTGTTTCTTCTGCCAGAGaagggaaatgactcctttaGGTAAATGGGGACCAGTTTCACAAGTTCTCAAGGAATACTGAATTTTTCCTAATCACTGGAAATCCTCCTATAGTCCAGGTTAAGTTCATTGTATTGCTTTGTTGGGGTTGGACCTGattgggagggcccagtccattgtgggtggggatATCTTGGACTGGTgcttctgggttctataaaaaagaagGCCGAGCAAGCCTTCAGGGGTAAGTCGGTAAGCAGAACCCCTCCATGGCCCCTCAATTAGTTCCAGactctaggttcctgtcctgactgttGATAAGCTATTATATGGACATAtgactgaaataaaccctttcctccccatcttgatATTCtacatagtgtttcatcacagctgcagtaaccctaagacagccaAGAAGTATTGGTTCTATTTACCTACCATTGT from the Mastomys coucha isolate ucsf_1 chromosome X, UCSF_Mcou_1, whole genome shotgun sequence genome contains:
- the LOC116091339 gene encoding testis-expressed protein 13D-like yields the protein MAMDLGDYSCGFRHSEVIRFINNEILKNGGGPEFYMAFCMRPWNEIEDQLRAILIDPWVPRSLKRAYTWSALALGVRIATRQHGTQGYMVGLPQDALGQCLSAPRASVSELWQLRRQRDEVVTQLISTQAALQQAMRECDLLRWRLYQVERSVRMAPLGHDVVPGIQSQQFGASVVPLSPDHARVMGAMGAFDRQYLAAQMSSAANAFYMPGGTSPWPVAVQPTVPVPVPYQLPAHPPFPMGSPFLMPFSPSIVMGTEAGVVVLVQMPPVYASAPFAAPCCQGPVNQWDQRWYVAPEGLLATQSAVPTEDIRDTSQEGNSEMCQGTNTLGDIRSHIQEQDPLGTQDRATLVDMENDSEGENEEPEATSAVAAEAAPGETEEATDAAEEAHEEEEEEAAEEEEAYDNDGDLQNLQELHPPEQGQLPSQSESSSQASAPASLYSSSCQFKEEGVEHVPPTPVWKSWSQAVREGPKKQQPQLSRKDKKPEVEAASESQPSSHSRKDWVCPRCKATNFSWRKACYKCKKICMPPECRGQSY